One genomic region from Arthrobacter sp. YN encodes:
- a CDS encoding SOS response-associated peptidase, with the protein MARAVGDLLADFDAELENEIALEKSWNVAPTDAVPIVLERLVDDNLKRQLHVAKWGLVPSWAKDPKGGARLINARSETLLEKPSFKKAAVARRCAVPADGYYEWKKGEGKNKQPYYVHPGDGQGLVFAGLYEWWRDQSAADDDPGRWLLSMSILTADTPTAESARTRRSASVFDELTALHDRVPLPMDTETMEAWLDPREKDAAGLVEMVRAKAHDAASGWTLDPVGSAVGNVRNNSPELIEPVEGLF; encoded by the coding sequence ATGGCCCGTGCGGTGGGGGACCTGCTTGCCGATTTCGACGCCGAGCTGGAGAACGAGATCGCCCTTGAGAAGTCGTGGAATGTGGCACCCACCGATGCTGTTCCAATCGTGTTGGAGCGGCTTGTCGATGACAACCTGAAGCGGCAGCTCCATGTTGCCAAGTGGGGACTGGTGCCATCGTGGGCCAAGGATCCCAAGGGGGGCGCCCGGTTGATCAATGCCCGCAGCGAGACCCTCTTGGAGAAGCCTTCCTTCAAGAAGGCTGCTGTTGCCCGGCGTTGCGCAGTTCCGGCCGATGGCTACTACGAGTGGAAAAAGGGCGAGGGAAAGAACAAGCAACCCTATTACGTACACCCGGGAGACGGCCAGGGCCTGGTCTTTGCCGGTTTGTATGAGTGGTGGCGGGACCAGTCGGCGGCCGATGACGATCCCGGGCGCTGGCTGCTGTCCATGTCCATCCTGACGGCGGATACCCCTACCGCTGAGTCTGCCCGGACGCGTCGCAGTGCTTCGGTGTTTGACGAGCTCACTGCCCTCCATGACCGGGTTCCGCTCCCTATGGACACGGAGACCATGGAAGCCTGGTTGGATCCGCGGGAGAAGGACGCTGCGGGACTGGTGGAGATGGTCCGTGCCAAGGCGCACGACGCTGCCTCCGGGTGGACGTTGGATCCCGTGGGCAGTGCCGTGGGGAATGTCCGCAATAATTCACCGGAGCTCATTGAGCCGGTGGAAGGCCTCTTCTGA
- a CDS encoding DedA family protein — translation MDQIMSLPFGVALAALFAIVMIRVNVTYWIGRGAVAGFAHTRFGRALERPKAARAQVLIQRWGPYAVVLSFLTIGLQTAINLAAGAARMPLRRYLPAAIAGSLMWALLYATIGLAALEAWLAVAAASPVGAGLGVVVMAAVIVWIVVRRRRSAAKSADTVV, via the coding sequence GTGGATCAGATCATGAGCTTGCCCTTCGGCGTCGCCCTCGCGGCGCTCTTTGCGATTGTCATGATCCGGGTCAACGTCACGTACTGGATCGGACGGGGTGCCGTGGCCGGTTTCGCCCACACCCGCTTCGGCAGAGCCCTGGAGCGTCCCAAAGCAGCCCGTGCCCAAGTCCTCATCCAGCGGTGGGGACCGTACGCCGTCGTACTTTCCTTCCTGACCATTGGCCTGCAGACGGCCATCAACCTTGCAGCAGGTGCAGCCCGCATGCCGCTTCGCAGATACCTGCCCGCAGCAATTGCCGGTTCGCTCATGTGGGCGTTGCTGTATGCCACCATCGGGCTGGCAGCCTTGGAGGCCTGGCTGGCGGTTGCGGCGGCATCGCCTGTGGGGGCCGGGCTGGGGGTTGTGGTAATGGCCGCCGTCATCGTCTGGATAGTGGTCCGCAGGCGTCGTTCGGCGGCCAAATCAGCGGATACAGTGGTCTGA
- a CDS encoding DNA polymerase III subunit alpha, translating to MSFTHLHVSTAFSAHYGVSWPDELAQAAAADGATALACTDRDGLYGTIKHLKACMDAGIDPIVGVDLAVFDDDGDHRTQVAGRVVVLAHGNNNGAGYRALCRLISDAHARTSGKAGGAVPAAVTRGELASRTLDPHTLKPVLTVMIGPDSDVGQAMGGRKYLRPRTLFKQWIDAMPPGTIVTEVVTHLSAPGEPLSTAHAVRMLKLALEYNIPAVLSNAVRYCAQDGAATADVLDSARTLKSLPELSAAPMLQPTGQGWLKNAHHMHQLGKEIMAAAGQGKADLHKLLTNTEALADKCRIHPILDMGWKKPVVPEASIIGIDCDPMVELTQRCQSGITRRFPGISGEAEKQLRSRLEHELGIIARLGFAPYFLTVAEVSRMILDMGVRVAARGSGASSLVNYLIDISQVDPIRHDLIFERFLSGRRSTLPDIDLDVESAERHNVYRKIFDRFGAERVTLMSMQNGYRARGAVRDAGLALGMDDGEIGEIAKQLWRFSARKFREALVEKPELRSFAGRVEQGGLEENQQLDLLVDLTERLDRLPRHISMHPCGVILGDATLLDRTPVQPSGLGLPMSQFDKHDMDPMGMLKLDVLGVRMQSAMAFAVREVIRLHPSKAEVVAAGRHPVEPCGTGPDYIAADGRIDLNAVPFDDEPTYELIRSTHTLGCFQIESPGQRELIGKMAPREFNDLIIDISLFRPGPMKSDMVRPFLEHRHGFAPEIYPHADLKPVLQETHGVTVFHEQILKTFDVMTGCGLARADEFRRALGDEVHEPGVESYFRREAIKNYAPEVVDKVWGTLKAFGSFGFCKAHGAAFAVPTYQSAWLKTHHPEAFLAGLWEHDPGMYPKRLLVAEARRLGIPILPLDINRSHAEYRVEKIQDGPHQGKLGIRLSLTGIYGLSGAELKRIVAGQPYDSLADLRARARVSKPNIKRLAQLGAFDSLHQDSGGKANRADLVQHLQALQNSPSKKATDVMEGQLSFALGDVELRNLAPELPEPSMVDNVRAELDLMAVDVSEHLMDSHRPLLDKLGVTTADKLLGLRNGTEVLVAGVRIATQTPPMRGGRRVVFISIDDGTGCVDSVFFHEAQEESGPLLFGTRLLLIRGTTRRTGPKGISLSATKAWDLSRPETLPFTELLPPGGDPPDEYTHRGALHGISRNLAITGLGS from the coding sequence TTGAGCTTCACCCACTTGCACGTCTCCACGGCCTTCAGCGCGCACTATGGAGTCTCCTGGCCCGACGAACTCGCCCAAGCAGCCGCAGCAGACGGCGCAACAGCTCTCGCCTGCACAGACCGCGACGGCCTGTACGGCACCATCAAACACCTCAAAGCCTGCATGGACGCCGGCATCGATCCCATCGTCGGGGTGGACCTGGCTGTCTTCGACGACGACGGCGACCACCGCACCCAGGTCGCGGGCCGCGTCGTCGTCCTCGCCCACGGCAACAACAACGGCGCCGGCTACCGGGCACTCTGCCGCCTCATCTCCGACGCCCACGCGCGCACCTCAGGAAAAGCCGGGGGAGCGGTACCCGCCGCAGTCACCCGCGGCGAGCTGGCCTCAAGGACACTGGACCCCCACACCCTCAAACCCGTGCTGACGGTCATGATCGGACCGGACTCAGATGTTGGACAGGCCATGGGAGGCAGAAAATACCTGCGGCCAAGAACGCTCTTCAAACAATGGATCGACGCCATGCCACCGGGCACCATCGTCACCGAAGTAGTCACCCACCTCAGCGCCCCTGGAGAACCGCTCAGCACCGCACACGCCGTGCGCATGCTCAAGCTCGCACTCGAATACAACATCCCAGCCGTCCTCAGCAACGCCGTGCGCTACTGTGCCCAGGACGGTGCCGCCACCGCGGACGTCCTTGACTCAGCACGCACCCTCAAATCCCTCCCCGAACTCTCGGCAGCGCCCATGCTCCAACCAACAGGCCAGGGCTGGTTGAAAAACGCACACCACATGCACCAACTCGGCAAAGAAATCATGGCCGCGGCTGGGCAAGGTAAAGCGGACCTTCACAAACTGCTCACCAACACCGAAGCGCTCGCCGACAAATGCCGCATCCACCCCATCCTGGACATGGGGTGGAAGAAACCCGTGGTTCCCGAAGCCTCCATCATCGGCATCGACTGCGACCCCATGGTGGAACTCACCCAGCGCTGCCAGTCCGGCATCACCAGAAGGTTCCCGGGCATCTCAGGAGAAGCAGAAAAGCAGCTGCGCTCGCGGTTGGAGCATGAACTCGGCATCATCGCCCGGCTGGGTTTTGCCCCCTACTTCCTCACCGTTGCCGAGGTATCCAGGATGATCCTTGATATGGGCGTGAGGGTTGCTGCGAGGGGATCCGGTGCGTCCAGCCTGGTGAACTACCTGATCGATATCAGCCAGGTGGACCCGATCCGCCACGACCTCATCTTTGAACGATTCCTGTCAGGCCGCCGGTCCACCCTGCCCGACATTGATTTAGATGTTGAAAGCGCAGAAAGGCACAACGTCTATCGAAAGATTTTTGACCGCTTCGGAGCCGAGCGCGTCACCCTCATGAGCATGCAGAACGGATACAGGGCAAGGGGAGCTGTCCGGGACGCAGGCCTGGCGCTGGGAATGGACGATGGCGAAATCGGTGAAATTGCCAAACAGTTGTGGAGATTTTCAGCCCGCAAATTCCGTGAAGCACTGGTTGAGAAACCGGAACTACGCTCCTTTGCAGGTCGGGTGGAGCAAGGTGGCCTGGAAGAAAACCAGCAGCTGGATCTCCTGGTGGACCTTACCGAAAGGCTGGACCGCCTGCCCCGGCATATTTCCATGCATCCGTGTGGAGTGATTTTGGGAGATGCGACCCTCCTGGACCGCACGCCTGTACAGCCCAGCGGGTTGGGATTGCCCATGAGCCAGTTCGACAAACACGATATGGATCCCATGGGAATGCTCAAGCTCGATGTCCTGGGCGTGCGCATGCAAAGTGCCATGGCTTTTGCTGTCCGGGAAGTCATTCGCCTTCATCCCTCCAAAGCTGAAGTAGTGGCCGCCGGGCGGCATCCTGTGGAACCTTGTGGAACAGGTCCGGACTATATCGCCGCCGATGGCAGGATCGATCTCAATGCTGTTCCTTTCGACGACGAACCCACCTATGAGCTGATCCGCAGCACCCACACACTGGGTTGTTTCCAGATTGAATCCCCGGGACAGCGGGAGCTCATTGGAAAGATGGCGCCCCGGGAGTTCAACGACCTCATCATCGACATCTCGCTCTTCAGACCCGGGCCCATGAAATCAGATATGGTGCGGCCCTTCCTTGAGCACAGGCACGGGTTCGCTCCGGAGATCTATCCTCATGCGGACCTTAAGCCGGTGTTGCAGGAAACCCATGGGGTTACCGTGTTCCATGAGCAGATCCTGAAGACGTTTGATGTCATGACCGGATGCGGACTGGCAAGGGCAGATGAATTCCGCAGGGCTCTGGGAGATGAAGTACATGAGCCGGGAGTGGAGAGCTACTTCCGCCGGGAAGCGATCAAAAATTACGCGCCAGAGGTGGTGGACAAGGTCTGGGGAACCCTGAAAGCCTTCGGCAGTTTTGGCTTTTGCAAAGCACACGGTGCTGCCTTTGCCGTGCCCACCTACCAGTCGGCTTGGCTGAAGACCCATCATCCCGAGGCCTTCCTGGCAGGGCTGTGGGAACACGATCCCGGGATGTATCCCAAGCGCCTCCTCGTGGCCGAAGCACGCAGGCTGGGCATCCCCATCCTCCCCTTGGACATCAACCGCAGCCATGCAGAATACCGGGTGGAAAAGATCCAGGACGGTCCCCATCAAGGCAAACTTGGCATCCGCCTGAGCCTTACAGGAATTTATGGGTTGTCAGGGGCTGAGCTGAAAAGGATCGTGGCAGGCCAGCCCTACGATTCCCTGGCAGACCTGCGGGCCCGTGCGAGGGTGAGCAAGCCCAACATCAAGCGGCTTGCCCAACTTGGCGCATTTGATTCCCTCCATCAAGATTCCGGTGGGAAAGCCAACCGGGCAGACCTTGTGCAACACCTGCAGGCACTCCAAAACAGTCCCAGCAAAAAAGCCACCGACGTGATGGAGGGGCAGTTGTCCTTTGCCCTGGGTGATGTTGAGCTGAGGAACCTGGCGCCTGAACTTCCCGAACCCTCCATGGTGGACAACGTCAGGGCAGAGCTTGACCTGATGGCCGTCGATGTCAGCGAGCACCTCATGGACAGCCACCGGCCCTTGTTGGACAAGCTGGGTGTCACTACCGCAGATAAACTGCTCGGTCTTCGCAACGGCACAGAAGTGCTGGTGGCAGGGGTAAGGATCGCAACCCAGACACCGCCCATGCGCGGCGGCAGGCGCGTGGTCTTCATCAGCATCGATGACGGCACTGGTTGTGTGGATTCAGTCTTCTTCCATGAAGCCCAGGAAGAATCAGGTCCTCTGCTGTTTGGGACCCGGTTGCTGCTGATCCGTGGAACCACCAGGCGGACAGGTCCCAAAGGGATCAGCCTCAGCGCCACCAAAGCCTGGGACCTGAGCCGGCCTGAAACCTTGCCCTTTACCGAGCTCCTGCCTCCCGGGGGCGATCCACCGGATGAATACACCCATCGAGGCGCCCTTCATGGCATCTCCAGGAACCTTGCCATCACTGGTTTGGGAAGCTGA
- a CDS encoding lipoate--protein ligase family protein, whose translation MRAEAATAQLTAYRQLESMGAAKDLDFALELLQRARNGQLGPSLRLYRPQPTVAFGQRDANLPGFPAAAEACRKLGFEPLIRKAGGRAAAYHQGTLVIDHIEPHPDAIVRAKARFSEFGELLAGALRSVGVHAAVGEIPGEYCPGEFSVHGEDPDFPAHSIKLIGTAQRVVSGGWLFSSVIVVENSKPIRDVLTASYAALGLDWDPATAGAANDLLPHLDVQTVEDAVIEAYRGYADVVDGDFRGLLG comes from the coding sequence ATGCGGGCCGAAGCAGCCACGGCGCAGCTCACTGCTTATCGCCAGCTGGAATCCATGGGTGCTGCCAAAGACCTGGATTTTGCTTTGGAGCTGTTGCAGCGAGCCCGCAATGGGCAGTTGGGCCCTTCGCTTCGCCTGTACCGTCCCCAGCCAACTGTGGCGTTCGGACAACGGGATGCGAACCTCCCTGGCTTTCCCGCAGCGGCGGAAGCCTGCAGGAAGCTGGGGTTCGAACCCCTGATCCGGAAAGCCGGCGGACGCGCGGCTGCCTATCACCAGGGGACGTTGGTCATTGACCACATTGAGCCGCATCCGGACGCGATCGTGCGTGCCAAGGCCCGGTTTTCGGAGTTCGGTGAGCTGCTGGCCGGCGCGCTTCGAAGCGTTGGTGTCCACGCCGCCGTCGGCGAGATCCCTGGGGAGTACTGCCCTGGTGAATTCAGCGTCCACGGCGAGGACCCTGACTTTCCGGCCCACAGCATCAAACTGATCGGCACCGCCCAGCGGGTAGTCTCCGGGGGCTGGCTCTTCAGCTCCGTGATTGTGGTGGAAAACTCCAAGCCCATCCGTGACGTCCTGACGGCCAGCTACGCGGCGTTGGGCCTTGACTGGGATCCTGCAACCGCCGGCGCCGCCAACGACCTGCTGCCGCACCTGGATGTCCAGACCGTGGAGGATGCCGTCATCGAGGCCTACCGCGGGTACGCGGACGTCGTCGACGGCGACTTCCGGGGTCTGCTGGGCTAG
- a CDS encoding DUF6504 family protein, whose product MGLFSESVEVGCTETGQPRTVHWKGTHYSVSNDPVRWYERRQWWLEESRAPIGTGAGLVDHEIWRVQLQPVEADAPAADTITLDLVRHVSSGRWRLLRIHDAAPVQAVEPDEAA is encoded by the coding sequence ATGGGGCTGTTCAGCGAGTCCGTTGAGGTCGGCTGCACGGAAACAGGCCAGCCACGCACCGTCCACTGGAAAGGGACGCACTACTCAGTCTCCAATGACCCCGTCCGGTGGTACGAGCGACGCCAATGGTGGCTGGAAGAAAGCCGCGCCCCCATAGGAACCGGAGCAGGCCTTGTGGACCACGAAATATGGCGCGTTCAACTCCAACCCGTAGAGGCAGATGCCCCGGCTGCGGACACCATCACCCTTGACCTTGTCCGCCATGTCAGCAGCGGACGATGGCGGCTCCTGCGCATCCACGACGCTGCGCCGGTACAGGCCGTAGAACCTGACGAAGCAGCGTGA
- a CDS encoding mycoredoxin — MDFTPDSGTITMFSTTWCGYCNRLKKQLDAKGIGYTEINIEEVDGTAELVEQLNGGNRTVPTVLFPDGTAATNPSASEVEKRLVAA; from the coding sequence GTGGACTTCACTCCCGACTCCGGCACCATCACCATGTTCTCGACCACCTGGTGCGGTTACTGCAACCGCCTGAAGAAGCAGCTGGATGCCAAGGGCATCGGCTACACCGAGATCAACATCGAAGAAGTGGATGGCACTGCCGAACTCGTCGAGCAGCTCAACGGAGGCAACCGCACCGTCCCCACCGTCCTCTTCCCCGACGGAACCGCAGCAACCAACCCCTCCGCTTCCGAGGTTGAAAAGCGCCTGGTCGCCGCCTAA
- a CDS encoding TetR/AcrR family transcriptional regulator translates to MPDRRTELADAALAVVAAKGLKGLTHRAVDAQAGVALGTTSNYFRSRAALVSAAVDRVEERDTLLLQQGGWETPTSVAALAEQLTGALMGLALENADLTRARFTFALDQPEVVAAGHERMLAGLTHILGFLNVPDARARAESVADYGDGLAMHLLTARKGQDIDRASVARNIQRLLEG, encoded by the coding sequence ATGCCGGACCGCCGAACAGAACTTGCCGACGCCGCCCTCGCCGTCGTGGCGGCAAAAGGCCTCAAAGGACTTACCCATAGGGCTGTCGATGCCCAAGCCGGCGTGGCCCTCGGAACCACCTCGAACTACTTCCGCAGCCGCGCCGCACTGGTCAGTGCCGCCGTCGACCGCGTCGAAGAGCGGGACACCCTCCTGCTCCAGCAGGGCGGATGGGAGACGCCGACGTCGGTGGCGGCCTTGGCGGAACAACTCACCGGCGCCCTCATGGGACTGGCGCTGGAAAATGCAGACCTCACCCGTGCGAGATTCACTTTTGCCCTGGACCAGCCCGAGGTCGTTGCGGCCGGCCACGAGCGGATGCTCGCCGGGCTGACCCACATCCTGGGCTTTCTGAACGTGCCGGACGCCAGGGCACGGGCCGAGTCGGTAGCCGACTACGGCGATGGCCTTGCCATGCACCTTCTGACCGCCCGCAAAGGCCAGGACATCGACAGGGCATCGGTGGCACGGAACATCCAGCGCCTGTTGGAAGGATGA
- a CDS encoding S-(hydroxymethyl)mycothiol dehydrogenase — translation MVHAVKGVVVRSKGAPATLETILVPEPGPGEALVDILTSGVCHTDLHYKLGGISDDFPFLLGHEATGVVSAVGPDVTDVAPGDRVVLNWRAVCGNCRACNRGQAQYCFNTHNATQKMTLEDGTELSPALGIGAFIEKTLVAAGQCTKVDPDADAAAVGLLGCGVMAGLGAALNTGGVKRGDSVAVIGCGGVGVAAIAGAALAGATTIIAVDIDAKKLERAKDLGATHTVDSSKGDPVEEIRALTGGFGADVVIDAVGRPETYKQAFYARDLAGTVVLVGVPTPEMTLELPLLDVFGRGGSLKSSWYGDCLPSRDFPMLVDLYKQGKLDLDAFVTERITIDQVEEAFDKMHHGAVLRSVVEL, via the coding sequence ATGGTCCACGCAGTCAAAGGTGTCGTCGTCCGATCCAAAGGCGCACCCGCAACCCTGGAAACCATCCTGGTTCCCGAGCCCGGTCCCGGCGAAGCCCTGGTGGACATCCTCACCAGCGGCGTCTGCCACACCGACCTCCACTACAAACTCGGTGGCATCAGCGACGACTTCCCGTTCCTGCTCGGCCACGAAGCCACCGGCGTAGTCAGCGCAGTAGGCCCCGACGTCACCGACGTAGCCCCCGGCGACCGCGTGGTCCTCAACTGGCGGGCAGTCTGCGGCAACTGCCGGGCCTGCAACCGCGGCCAGGCCCAGTACTGCTTCAACACCCACAACGCCACCCAGAAAATGACCCTCGAAGACGGCACGGAACTCTCACCTGCCTTGGGCATCGGTGCGTTCATTGAAAAAACCCTGGTCGCTGCCGGCCAGTGCACCAAGGTAGACCCCGACGCCGATGCCGCCGCCGTCGGGCTGCTCGGCTGCGGCGTCATGGCAGGTTTGGGCGCGGCACTGAACACCGGCGGCGTAAAGCGCGGCGACTCGGTTGCCGTCATTGGCTGCGGCGGAGTGGGCGTAGCAGCCATCGCCGGTGCCGCGCTCGCAGGCGCCACCACCATCATCGCCGTGGACATCGACGCGAAGAAGCTCGAGCGTGCCAAGGACCTCGGCGCAACCCACACCGTGGATTCCTCCAAGGGTGACCCCGTCGAAGAGATCCGTGCCCTGACAGGCGGCTTCGGCGCAGACGTGGTGATTGACGCCGTCGGCCGTCCTGAAACCTACAAGCAGGCCTTCTACGCCCGCGACCTCGCAGGAACAGTAGTCCTGGTAGGCGTCCCCACACCGGAGATGACCCTGGAACTGCCGCTTCTGGACGTGTTCGGCCGCGGCGGATCACTCAAATCATCCTGGTACGGCGACTGCCTTCCTTCCCGGGACTTCCCCATGCTGGTGGACCTTTACAAGCAGGGCAAGCTGGACCTCGATGCCTTCGTCACCGAACGCATCACTATCGACCAGGTGGAAGAAGCATTCGACAAAATGCACCACGGCGCCGTCCTCCGATCGGTGGTTGAACTATGA
- a CDS encoding MBL fold metallo-hydrolase: MSTLTIDHVVTSGTFSLDGGTWDVDNNIWIVGDDSECLVIDPAHNPDAILQAVNGRTVKAILLTHGHDDHIRSAGEFADLAKAPIHLHQDDWMLWRAVFPDVDPDVAIADGDQFTVAGASLKAVHTPGHSPGSVSFHLPSEGTLFSGDTLFQGGPGATGRSYSDFPTIIESIRTKLLSLPEETVVRTGHGDSTTIGAEKPHLDEWIARGH, encoded by the coding sequence ATGAGCACCCTCACCATTGACCACGTGGTCACGTCAGGCACGTTTTCGCTCGACGGCGGCACCTGGGACGTCGACAACAATATCTGGATTGTCGGGGACGACTCCGAATGCCTCGTCATCGACCCCGCCCACAACCCTGACGCCATCCTGCAGGCAGTCAACGGCCGCACCGTCAAAGCCATCCTGCTGACCCATGGCCACGACGACCACATCCGCTCAGCCGGTGAATTCGCGGATCTCGCCAAAGCACCCATCCACCTGCACCAAGACGACTGGATGCTGTGGCGGGCAGTGTTCCCGGACGTTGACCCCGATGTCGCAATTGCGGACGGCGACCAGTTCACCGTTGCCGGAGCCAGCTTGAAGGCCGTCCACACGCCCGGGCACTCACCGGGATCCGTTTCCTTCCATTTGCCCAGCGAGGGGACGCTCTTCAGCGGAGACACGCTCTTCCAGGGCGGGCCCGGTGCGACGGGCCGCTCCTACAGCGACTTCCCCACCATCATCGAGTCCATCCGGACCAAACTGCTGAGCTTGCCGGAAGAGACAGTGGTCCGCACCGGACACGGGGACTCCACCACCATCGGAGCGGAAAAGCCGCACCTTGACGAATGGATCGCCCGAGGGCACTGA
- a CDS encoding FAD-dependent monooxygenase encodes MAMDKVDIIGGGIAGLALAARLDPGRFDVTVYEQRPELPAVGTTLAMWREAQEALSELGILGAARSRGAIIKTGALRSPSGEPMLSMEGDGLLGVSRPELLRLLDSAVPEAVRRVTGRVDRLPGDAWLTVGADGVNSVVRQASWGSRSAAKPTPFLAVRGVIPATPSTEDIGEYWGHGEIFGLAPTGSGTNWYASFRSDLGPEKVDVAQALELTRRRYAHYSPAVGKVLSSASPDNSLAQRIWTTPPLGRYARGNVVLLGDAAHAMTPNLGRGACEALIDAVTLGKLLNEMPRDAALATYGRKRILRTQQLRLASSMMGSIALAQGMQPWRDALLKQAGKRVARSREKAGTSK; translated from the coding sequence GTGGCCATGGATAAAGTGGACATCATCGGCGGCGGCATTGCCGGACTGGCGCTCGCAGCACGGCTGGACCCCGGCCGGTTCGATGTCACGGTGTACGAGCAACGTCCGGAACTGCCCGCGGTAGGAACAACCCTGGCCATGTGGAGGGAAGCCCAGGAGGCCTTGTCCGAGCTGGGGATTCTGGGAGCCGCCCGGAGCAGGGGGGCCATCATCAAGACCGGAGCGCTCCGCAGCCCCTCAGGTGAGCCCATGCTTTCCATGGAAGGGGATGGGCTCCTTGGGGTGTCCCGGCCGGAATTGTTGAGGCTGCTGGACTCTGCCGTCCCGGAAGCCGTCCGCCGGGTAACTGGGCGCGTGGACCGACTCCCGGGCGACGCATGGCTGACTGTGGGGGCGGATGGGGTCAACAGTGTGGTCCGGCAGGCTTCCTGGGGATCGCGCAGCGCCGCCAAGCCCACACCCTTCCTCGCTGTCCGTGGAGTCATTCCAGCAACTCCGTCCACAGAAGACATTGGCGAGTACTGGGGGCACGGAGAGATTTTTGGATTGGCACCCACCGGCAGCGGAACCAACTGGTACGCCTCCTTCCGTTCGGACCTCGGCCCGGAGAAAGTGGACGTTGCCCAGGCTCTTGAACTGACGCGGAGGCGGTATGCCCACTACTCGCCTGCGGTGGGGAAGGTTCTTTCCTCGGCGTCGCCGGACAACTCCCTGGCCCAAAGGATTTGGACCACGCCACCCCTGGGGCGTTATGCGCGGGGCAATGTGGTGTTGCTCGGGGATGCCGCCCACGCCATGACACCCAACCTGGGCCGGGGCGCCTGCGAAGCGTTGATCGATGCCGTGACCCTGGGCAAGCTCCTCAATGAAATGCCCAGGGATGCAGCACTCGCCACCTATGGCAGAAAGCGGATACTGCGAACCCAGCAACTTCGCCTGGCATCGTCAATGATGGGCAGCATAGCCCTCGCCCAGGGAATGCAGCCCTGGCGTGATGCCCTGCTGAAGCAGGCAGGCAAGCGGGTAGCGCGGTCCAGGGAGAAGGCTGGAACTTCGAAGTAG
- a CDS encoding thioesterase family protein — translation MTTALPELADGDFYYESLGQGRYRSTIHAQGAWNPHEQHMAPASGIMADALARHEPRDDVRMARLSYEILGLIPGGEFQVTTSTLRPGRTIELIQAELSAGGRVAIRAAAWRMVTSDTSAVAAVEDEPMPAPDECKPWEGASVWPGGYIRSLEMRLAEGHRPGSGKVWIRTSHPLTDRDDSSDLARLMGLVDTANGIAARVPPGENSYIFPNVDLQIHMYRAPSGEWLGLDNKVSFGADGIGLTSTVLHDINGPFGRAEQILTLRKS, via the coding sequence TTGACTACTGCATTACCGGAACTGGCGGATGGCGATTTTTATTACGAATCGTTGGGCCAGGGCCGTTACAGGTCCACCATCCATGCCCAAGGTGCGTGGAATCCGCATGAGCAACATATGGCCCCGGCGTCGGGCATCATGGCAGACGCCCTTGCCAGGCATGAGCCCCGGGACGATGTCCGCATGGCGCGGCTCAGCTATGAAATCCTGGGGCTGATTCCCGGCGGCGAGTTCCAGGTCACCACCTCAACGTTGAGGCCGGGCCGGACCATCGAGCTCATCCAAGCCGAGCTCTCCGCTGGAGGCCGTGTAGCCATCCGTGCCGCTGCGTGGCGCATGGTGACCAGCGATACCAGCGCCGTAGCAGCAGTTGAGGACGAGCCCATGCCGGCCCCCGACGAATGCAAGCCGTGGGAGGGTGCAAGTGTGTGGCCAGGTGGCTACATCCGTTCCCTGGAAATGCGCCTGGCGGAGGGCCACCGGCCTGGATCAGGCAAAGTGTGGATCCGCACCTCGCATCCTCTGACCGACCGCGACGACAGTTCGGATCTTGCACGGTTGATGGGTCTGGTGGATACCGCCAATGGCATCGCCGCCAGGGTCCCTCCCGGCGAAAACAGCTACATTTTTCCCAACGTTGACCTCCAGATCCACATGTACCGGGCGCCGTCCGGTGAATGGCTGGGCCTGGACAACAAAGTCTCGTTCGGAGCCGACGGCATTGGCCTGACTTCCACGGTGCTCCACGACATCAATGGGCCGTTCGGCAGGGCCGAACAGATCCTGACGTTGAGGAAGAGCTGA